One genomic region from Fibrobacter sp. encodes:
- a CDS encoding DUF4153 domain-containing protein: protein MDLTKIKQLPTKVSGVFKRFPVAMALISLATLYYIGLARIGFVHYESWISHHATFSLWMGFYPILGAILSVGVKLRDETRDSLGGTRTRVKSILLNVIPQIILAAVTAYVFKDFGRSYSEEEILIGRTVVLVVTTIALMFLIPSFRQKNDIPLWSHLGSAIKSFFASALIAILFYGILSALMLSLGLLFGSNIYKNEIYIDAAIFCASFIFPTLFLASLPRMTSTDEQPTQSKFVYGTIHYLFIPAVIFFVFVIYALSIKYSIMAGQIIAALSASALCSIASIIIICTLIYPSRFQENKLDSIVMKYLPWTALPLLLVSCTRIAILFGRHIQFFDTELLALYILHFWMLGALIILIVKKIQKKIWWTMVSLCATAIVATMFGINIFNLKTFVNPRYNDECEMCEYKEYLEEQALAGDVSDCDINDCTEASVDSVVAIPDTITEIEIRWDHETRNIPTEFPAGKNKIVFVDYRYIQDSLFILKNDTIHITLDLTEEDNGCASCGNAEENCADSTQAREQKDVREEFAIPLASLVDSANSDNAGTSRTAVVNHPVVYDNGNATLVIKKGTFNHSTASEYGSATISGALFLK from the coding sequence ATGGACCTTACCAAAATCAAGCAGCTTCCCACAAAAGTTTCCGGTGTTTTCAAGCGTTTTCCCGTGGCCATGGCCCTCATCAGCCTGGCAACCCTGTACTACATCGGCCTGGCGCGCATCGGTTTCGTGCATTATGAAAGCTGGATCAGCCACCACGCCACATTCTCCCTGTGGATGGGCTTTTACCCGATCCTGGGCGCAATCCTCTCCGTAGGCGTCAAGCTCCGCGACGAAACCCGCGACTCTCTTGGCGGCACCCGGACCCGCGTCAAATCCATCCTCCTGAATGTCATCCCGCAAATCATTCTGGCGGCTGTGACGGCATACGTCTTCAAGGATTTCGGCAGATCCTACTCCGAAGAAGAAATCCTTATCGGCCGCACGGTGGTCCTGGTGGTCACCACCATCGCCCTCATGTTCCTCATTCCCAGCTTCAGGCAAAAGAACGATATCCCCCTGTGGAGCCACCTGGGCAGCGCCATCAAATCCTTCTTTGCATCCGCACTCATCGCAATTTTGTTCTACGGAATCCTCAGCGCCCTCATGCTGAGCCTAGGCCTGCTTTTCGGTTCCAACATCTACAAAAACGAAATCTACATCGACGCAGCCATCTTCTGCGCCTCCTTCATCTTCCCAACCCTCTTCTTGGCAAGTCTCCCCCGGATGACCTCCACCGACGAGCAGCCCACCCAGAGCAAGTTCGTCTACGGCACCATCCACTACCTGTTCATCCCCGCAGTCATTTTCTTTGTCTTTGTCATCTACGCCCTTTCCATCAAGTACTCCATCATGGCAGGCCAAATTATAGCAGCCCTTTCCGCTTCGGCCCTCTGCTCCATTGCCTCCATCATCATCATCTGCACCCTGATCTACCCCTCCCGTTTCCAGGAAAACAAGCTGGACAGCATCGTGATGAAATACCTGCCCTGGACGGCACTCCCCCTCCTCCTGGTTTCCTGCACCCGCATCGCGATCCTCTTCGGCAGACACATCCAGTTTTTCGACACCGAACTCCTCGCCCTCTACATTCTCCATTTCTGGATGCTGGGAGCCCTCATTATCTTGATCGTAAAAAAGATCCAGAAGAAAATCTGGTGGACCATGGTCAGCCTCTGCGCCACAGCCATTGTAGCCACCATGTTCGGCATCAACATCTTCAACCTTAAAACCTTCGTGAACCCCAGGTACAACGATGAATGCGAAATGTGCGAATACAAGGAGTACCTGGAAGAACAGGCCCTGGCCGGCGACGTCAGCGATTGCGACATCAATGACTGCACCGAGGCATCCGTAGATTCCGTAGTTGCCATCCCCGACACCATCACAGAAATCGAAATCCGCTGGGACCACGAAACCAGGAACATCCCCACGGAATTCCCGGCAGGCAAGAACAAGATTGTCTTTGTGGATTACCGCTACATTCAGGATTCCCTATTCATCCTGAAGAACGACACCATTCATATAACCCTGGATCTGACTGAAGAGGACAACGGTTGTGCAAGCTGCGGCAACGCCGAAGAAAACTGCGCCGACAGCACCCAGGCCCGCGAGCAAAAAGACGTCCGCGAAGAATTTGCGATTCCCTTAGCAAGCCTCGTGGACTCCGCAAACAGTGATAACGCAGGCACCTCCAGAACCGCCGTGGTGAACCACCCCGTGGTCTACGACAACGGCAATGCAACCCTCGTCATCAAGAAGGGAACATTCAACCATTCCACCGCCAGTGAATACGGAAGCGCCACCATCTCCGGCGCATTGTTCCTGAAGTAA
- the nhaA gene encoding Na+/H+ antiporter NhaA, with the protein MSAKVTSSDRVEDLFPETPVRKILTPIERLMQVETTGGIVLIIMTIAALLWANLSPESYHHVWHLPFSLSIAGWVGAGDLHWLINDALMTIFFFNIGLEVKGEMTYGELRDPKAASLPIIAAAGGMLFPALIYLAVNGLTGTDAARGWGIPTATDIAFVVGCMAILGKKVPHALRVMILTLAIADDIGAILVIAIGYPSGDGLNFAALGAGIGLLVLINVLFHIGVRNLFLHGIIGVAVWAFFVKSGVHPTIAGVLLGLSVPAKPVVTSGKIRNFVAGADHVLSGESKDEHEKYRVFSMLTKASSESISMQERLFKPLTPWINFFIMPLFALSNAGVEIKLGGVEVPVMGAVALALVFGKPIGIFLFSLLSVKLGISKKPSYSWKILWGGGMLAGIGFTMALFVASLAFDVGDRQDSAKLGILLGSFSAAILGTIYMSLVSKPSKDEPEEAHH; encoded by the coding sequence ATGTCCGCAAAGGTAACTAGCAGCGATCGCGTTGAAGATTTGTTCCCGGAAACCCCGGTCCGCAAGATCCTTACCCCTATCGAACGTCTCATGCAGGTGGAAACCACCGGTGGTATCGTTCTCATCATCATGACGATTGCAGCCCTGCTCTGGGCAAACCTCTCCCCGGAATCCTATCACCATGTTTGGCACTTGCCCTTCTCGTTGTCCATTGCGGGCTGGGTTGGCGCAGGCGATTTGCACTGGCTCATTAACGATGCCCTCATGACCATCTTCTTCTTCAACATCGGTCTTGAAGTGAAGGGCGAAATGACCTACGGCGAGCTTCGCGACCCGAAGGCAGCCAGCCTCCCCATTATTGCCGCTGCTGGCGGTATGCTTTTCCCGGCTTTGATCTACTTGGCTGTGAACGGCCTTACCGGTACCGACGCCGCCCGCGGTTGGGGTATCCCCACTGCTACTGATATTGCCTTCGTTGTGGGCTGTATGGCTATCCTGGGCAAGAAGGTGCCCCACGCTCTCCGCGTTATGATCCTTACTCTCGCCATTGCCGACGATATTGGCGCAATTCTCGTGATTGCTATCGGCTATCCCAGTGGCGACGGCTTGAACTTTGCAGCCCTGGGCGCAGGTATCGGCCTTCTGGTGCTGATCAACGTGCTGTTCCATATCGGCGTCCGTAACTTGTTCCTCCACGGAATTATCGGTGTGGCTGTCTGGGCCTTCTTTGTGAAGTCTGGTGTACACCCGACTATTGCCGGCGTGCTTCTTGGCCTTTCTGTTCCTGCAAAGCCTGTGGTTACCAGCGGCAAGATCCGTAACTTTGTGGCTGGCGCAGACCATGTTCTTTCTGGCGAATCCAAGGACGAACACGAAAAGTACCGCGTATTCTCCATGCTGACCAAGGCTTCCAGCGAAAGTATTTCCATGCAGGAACGCCTCTTCAAGCCTCTGACCCCCTGGATCAACTTCTTCATTATGCCGCTGTTCGCCCTTTCCAACGCAGGTGTGGAAATCAAGCTTGGCGGTGTGGAAGTTCCGGTGATGGGTGCTGTGGCTCTCGCTCTTGTCTTCGGTAAGCCTATCGGTATTTTCCTCTTCAGCTTGCTCTCCGTGAAGCTCGGCATTTCCAAGAAGCCCAGCTACAGCTGGAAGATCCTCTGGGGCGGTGGCATGCTGGCCGGTATCGGCTTTACCATGGCTCTGTTCGTGGCTAGCCTGGCCTTCGACGTGGGTGACCGTCAGGACTCCGCAAAGCTCGGTATTTTGCTGGGAAGCTTTAGCGCCGCAATCCTCGGTACCATCTACATGAGCTTGGTTTCCAAGCCTTCGAAGGATGAACCTGAGGAAGCTCACCACTAA
- a CDS encoding GIY-YIG nuclease family protein — translation MLRCAGNRIYTGYAVDVEARFKQHVSGKGARFTKAFPPECVLRQFELETKGQALRLEARIKKLSRPQKELLASGLGGAADGVAQGAAAELLEKLLAGLDKTLKKPRKKKVDPIASLQGDAKD, via the coding sequence ATGTTACGTTGCGCCGGAAACCGCATCTACACGGGCTACGCCGTGGATGTGGAGGCCCGTTTTAAGCAGCATGTGTCGGGCAAGGGGGCGCGATTTACCAAGGCCTTTCCGCCGGAATGTGTGCTCCGCCAATTCGAACTGGAGACTAAGGGGCAGGCCTTGCGTTTGGAGGCTCGTATAAAGAAATTGAGCCGCCCGCAGAAGGAACTATTAGCTAGTGGATTGGGTGGTGCCGCGGATGGTGTTGCGCAGGGTGCCGCCGCCGAACTTCTGGAAAAATTGCTGGCCGGTTTGGACAAAACCTTGAAAAAGCCTCGCAAGAAAAAAGTGGACCCTATCGCTTCGCTCCAGGGTGACGCTAAGGATTAG
- a CDS encoding sulfite exporter TauE/SafE family protein yields the protein MDAATLGSWWEYGQYPAFFLLGAIVSLINSIAGGGSTLSLPIMIFLGMPPTVANGTNRIGLIIGNLSSVHNLAKHGYLNVKLFKQLFWPSIVGTFIGLGFLMNANDKVFQAIIAVAICLVVIMGRLRKDILGKPPANPPEKLTLGGAIGFALVSVYGCIVQVGVGFVQIFSLTRYTGLDPIHVNALKNCLTTVFLVISTIALGIAGKIVWPIAIVMSAGAWCGGYFGSALQRKKGNKFIENFISVCSIAMAIYLIVDLIAH from the coding sequence GTGGATGCCGCCACACTTGGAAGCTGGTGGGAATACGGTCAGTACCCCGCATTCTTTCTGCTAGGCGCCATCGTCAGCCTCATCAACAGCATCGCTGGAGGCGGCAGCACCCTGAGTCTCCCCATCATGATCTTTTTGGGGATGCCGCCCACCGTCGCCAACGGCACCAACCGAATCGGCCTGATTATCGGAAACCTCAGTAGCGTCCATAACCTGGCGAAGCACGGCTACCTGAACGTCAAACTCTTCAAGCAACTGTTCTGGCCCTCCATCGTGGGCACATTCATCGGACTTGGATTTTTGATGAACGCCAACGACAAAGTTTTCCAGGCAATCATTGCAGTCGCCATCTGCCTTGTGGTCATCATGGGGCGCCTCCGCAAGGACATTTTGGGAAAGCCGCCCGCCAACCCGCCTGAAAAACTGACCCTGGGCGGCGCCATCGGATTCGCCCTCGTTTCTGTCTACGGGTGCATTGTGCAGGTAGGCGTGGGCTTTGTGCAGATCTTCAGCCTTACACGCTACACAGGCCTGGATCCCATTCACGTAAACGCACTCAAGAACTGCCTTACCACTGTGTTCCTGGTGATCAGTACCATCGCTCTCGGAATTGCAGGAAAGATTGTCTGGCCCATCGCCATCGTGATGTCCGCCGGCGCCTGGTGCGGCGGCTACTTCGGCAGCGCCCTCCAGCGCAAAAAAGGCAACAAGTTCATCGAGAACTTTATCAGCGTGTGCAGTATCGCCATGGCGATTTATCTGATCGTGGACCTGATTGCCCACTAA
- a CDS encoding transglycosylase domain-containing protein gives MKRLLSKLFKIVAAFALVGIICCIPVYILVFKVLPEKDPDNQFNRKTILQVLSGETRVYYNDGEELLGAFFDANHRVYVPYGDIPKNIVNALIAAEDAGYWHHNGFSVYGFTRAMVSNIKAGHMRQGGSTLTQQTVKNIFGREERSIKEKGKELINSLRMEKHFSKEDILEFYLNQFHVSGTGKGVAIAAQYFFNKELKDLTLAECAFIAGSVKGPFNYDPFIQRSTERRERAIARGQERLRYVLGRMVEEEYISKDEMDEALSEPLAFNHGNFRFTMSTILERIEEKLDNDYFTAEFEKEGIEDWRKAQLTITTTLDAKSQNAAKRALQTNISNLQMQLGGFVLPKSQFASKAQSARKGDYLYGAVDSVYVDSLGRLKALTLSFGQLKGMVSEEAVKDFAKKASSDPKKPIDVSKLLGSQLKKGAILLVSVASEELVNGFAPCQIETEPVLQGGLFAIQNGNVLATQGGFHNTGFDRSFKALRQLGSSWKPLLYALALQHHWNYLDPLENNFNVFQFVNQFYFPRPDHKNKGDVVSIAWATTRSENIASIWLLEHLLDKLNSDEFAEVAAQNGYAREAEEEYKAYFARLRDKFGLTLKDETKKEIEFTKAKEALVEILKNEGREGAARALLNMRYGTYNDIAVKQAKKDAQTIQFIKHNYKNYSDILRLREASELDPDLAATLPPTESFKLFEDFTLADLKRLSHMIEPVDASTDYLDADHIRYWPDFKRSLSMAEYARFAKEIGIHQKLQKVFSMPLGVNEITLAEISTAYQTLLTGKVFKCKDGDWTDPCFIKEIRNRDGKVIFKNKVEEKVVLDDTVTTQMAVMLHSVFTNGTARSQFSNMTVSSPDKGTKLRYPTLGKTGTTNDYRNVAFLGALPTYVSEKNGLALDSVVAIGSYVGFDDNKPLKSGRTRIAGASGGLPQWAAFAKEEIEILGTPNKLDFLDISMIAAGEVPLNFRNERGQLIVDPMTGLALAGADASQGRPLPWLDVPGFTPPQVQERAAESAAESGIMISLPMPSAEQPAAQPATAEGTAQPATSEGSAPAATAEAAAQAQPTDAAQSATPAAAQPVVQPAAAPSAETAAPATVPAATAAPASNTPKAMPKDDDWDLPSEFNSQNAFVPIEADME, from the coding sequence ATGAAGCGTCTACTTTCCAAACTTTTCAAGATTGTGGCAGCATTCGCCCTCGTCGGCATTATTTGCTGCATCCCGGTATACATTTTGGTGTTCAAGGTCCTTCCCGAAAAGGATCCCGACAACCAGTTCAACCGCAAGACCATTCTCCAGGTTCTCTCTGGCGAAACACGCGTCTACTATAATGATGGCGAAGAACTGCTTGGCGCATTCTTCGATGCAAACCACCGCGTGTACGTGCCCTATGGCGACATCCCGAAGAACATCGTGAACGCCTTGATCGCCGCCGAAGACGCCGGCTACTGGCACCACAACGGTTTCAGCGTGTATGGCTTCACCCGCGCCATGGTTTCCAACATCAAGGCGGGCCACATGCGTCAGGGCGGTTCCACTCTGACCCAGCAGACCGTAAAGAACATCTTCGGACGTGAAGAACGCTCCATCAAGGAAAAGGGCAAGGAACTCATCAACTCCCTGCGCATGGAAAAGCACTTCAGCAAGGAAGACATTCTTGAATTCTATCTGAACCAGTTCCACGTCTCCGGTACCGGCAAGGGCGTGGCCATTGCAGCACAGTATTTCTTCAACAAGGAACTGAAGGACCTGACCCTCGCCGAATGCGCATTCATCGCAGGCTCCGTGAAGGGCCCCTTCAACTACGACCCCTTCATCCAGCGCAGCACCGAACGCCGCGAACGCGCCATCGCCCGCGGCCAGGAACGCTTGAGATACGTGCTGGGCCGAATGGTGGAGGAAGAATACATCTCCAAGGACGAAATGGACGAAGCTCTTTCCGAACCGTTGGCATTCAACCACGGAAACTTCCGCTTCACCATGAGCACCATCCTGGAACGCATCGAAGAAAAGTTAGATAACGACTACTTCACCGCAGAATTTGAAAAGGAAGGAATCGAAGACTGGCGCAAGGCTCAGCTCACCATTACCACCACCCTGGATGCTAAATCCCAGAACGCAGCAAAGCGCGCTTTGCAGACAAACATCAGTAATCTGCAGATGCAGCTGGGCGGTTTCGTTTTGCCCAAGTCCCAGTTTGCAAGCAAGGCCCAGAGCGCTCGCAAGGGCGATTACCTCTACGGCGCAGTAGACAGCGTTTATGTTGATTCCCTGGGCCGCCTCAAGGCACTTACCTTAAGCTTCGGACAGCTGAAGGGCATGGTCTCCGAAGAAGCCGTGAAGGACTTCGCCAAGAAGGCAAGTTCCGACCCCAAGAAGCCTATCGATGTAAGCAAGCTTCTGGGTAGCCAGCTGAAGAAAGGCGCCATCCTTTTGGTGAGCGTCGCCAGCGAAGAACTGGTGAACGGTTTCGCTCCCTGCCAGATTGAAACGGAACCTGTTTTGCAGGGCGGCTTGTTCGCCATCCAGAACGGAAATGTTCTTGCAACCCAGGGCGGTTTCCACAACACAGGTTTCGACCGTAGTTTCAAGGCACTACGTCAGCTGGGTTCCAGTTGGAAGCCGCTGCTTTACGCTCTCGCACTTCAGCATCATTGGAACTACCTTGACCCGCTGGAAAACAACTTCAACGTATTCCAGTTCGTGAACCAGTTCTACTTCCCGCGCCCGGACCACAAGAACAAGGGCGACGTGGTGAGCATCGCCTGGGCAACCACCCGTTCCGAAAACATCGCAAGTATCTGGCTCCTTGAACATTTGCTGGACAAGCTGAACAGCGACGAGTTCGCCGAAGTGGCCGCACAGAACGGCTACGCCCGTGAAGCAGAAGAAGAATACAAGGCCTACTTCGCAAGACTCCGCGACAAGTTCGGCCTGACCTTGAAGGATGAAACCAAGAAGGAAATCGAATTCACCAAGGCCAAGGAAGCATTGGTTGAAATCTTGAAGAACGAAGGCCGCGAAGGCGCCGCCCGCGCCTTGCTGAACATGCGCTACGGCACCTACAACGACATCGCCGTAAAGCAGGCCAAGAAGGATGCGCAGACAATCCAGTTCATCAAGCACAACTACAAGAACTACTCCGACATTTTGCGCCTTCGCGAGGCAAGCGAACTTGATCCGGACTTGGCCGCAACATTGCCGCCCACCGAAAGCTTCAAGCTTTTCGAAGACTTCACCTTGGCAGACCTGAAGCGTTTGAGCCACATGATCGAACCGGTGGACGCCTCTACCGACTACCTGGACGCAGACCACATCCGCTACTGGCCCGACTTCAAGCGTTCCCTCTCCATGGCGGAATACGCACGCTTCGCCAAGGAAATCGGTATCCACCAGAAGTTGCAGAAAGTGTTCAGTATGCCTCTCGGCGTAAACGAAATTACCTTGGCTGAAATCTCCACCGCCTACCAGACTCTTCTTACCGGTAAGGTATTCAAGTGCAAAGATGGCGACTGGACCGATCCCTGCTTCATCAAGGAAATCAGAAACCGCGACGGCAAGGTGATCTTCAAGAACAAGGTCGAAGAAAAGGTTGTATTGGACGACACCGTTACCACCCAGATGGCCGTGATGCTCCACTCCGTATTCACCAACGGTACCGCTCGCAGCCAGTTCAGCAACATGACCGTTTCCTCCCCGGATAAAGGAACCAAGCTCCGCTACCCCACCTTGGGTAAGACCGGTACCACCAACGATTACCGCAACGTGGCATTCCTCGGTGCATTGCCGACTTACGTAAGTGAAAAGAACGGACTTGCATTGGATTCCGTGGTGGCCATCGGTAGCTACGTGGGCTTCGACGACAACAAGCCTTTGAAATCCGGACGCACCCGTATCGCAGGCGCCAGCGGTGGCCTTCCCCAGTGGGCTGCCTTTGCCAAGGAAGAAATTGAAATCCTCGGCACTCCCAACAAGCTGGACTTCCTGGACATTTCCATGATTGCGGCCGGCGAAGTTCCCCTGAATTTCCGTAACGAACGCGGCCAGCTTATCGTTGACCCCATGACGGGTCTTGCACTCGCCGGCGCAGACGCTTCTCAAGGACGCCCGCTGCCCTGGCTGGATGTGCCCGGCTTTACTCCGCCCCAAGTTCAGGAACGCGCTGCAGAATCTGCTGCAGAAAGCGGTATCATGATCAGCTTGCCCATGCCTAGCGCAGAACAGCCCGCAGCTCAGCCTGCAACCGCTGAAGGTACTGCACAGCCCGCAACTTCTGAAGGTTCCGCACCGGCAGCAACCGCAGAAGCCGCAGCACAGGCACAGCCCACTGACGCAGCACAGTCTGCAACTCCGGCTGCCGCACAACCTGTTGTTCAGCCAGCCGCAGCACCCTCTGCAGAAACCGCAGCACCGGCAACAGTTCCTGCCGCAACTGCAGCACCTGCAAGCAACACTCCGAAGGCAATGCCTAAGGACGACGACTGGGATCTGCCTTCTGAATTCAACAGCCAGAACGCATTCGTTCCTATCGAAGCTGATATGGAATAA
- the lptC gene encoding LPS export ABC transporter periplasmic protein LptC, whose translation MIRNVCSTLVFVAFALACACAFTACEEIEEEKPWIQVERPDMLFTDTTLMDSYDRGVLAWKLKTAYLERWGNKDVVFVRPVLVDIYDSVGERTAFLRADSGRLDMSFSYVYAYGHVYALTPKGASVRSDSLLWNKKDNLVRTESYVRVVSEDGDVLQGKGFVSDAHMDNWRILANVTGIFQDAAKRLKEEDKKEADAIESRDANDAAHPHARPSNAPIKGSPGVPAKPAPMKPAPGQSAPQKPAPQKPAPRPNTPARRNR comes from the coding sequence ATGATCCGCAACGTTTGCTCGACGTTGGTGTTTGTTGCGTTCGCCCTTGCTTGTGCCTGCGCCTTTACCGCCTGTGAGGAAATTGAGGAAGAAAAACCCTGGATCCAGGTGGAACGCCCGGACATGCTCTTTACTGACACCACCCTCATGGACAGCTACGACAGGGGTGTGCTTGCCTGGAAGTTGAAGACTGCCTATTTGGAACGCTGGGGAAACAAGGACGTTGTTTTTGTCCGCCCGGTGCTTGTGGATATTTATGATTCCGTGGGGGAGCGAACTGCGTTTCTTCGTGCCGACTCTGGCCGACTGGACATGAGTTTCTCCTATGTGTATGCCTACGGTCACGTGTATGCCCTTACGCCCAAGGGTGCCTCGGTGCGCTCCGACTCCTTGCTCTGGAACAAGAAGGATAACCTTGTCCGTACCGAAAGCTATGTGCGTGTAGTCAGTGAAGATGGCGACGTGCTGCAAGGCAAGGGATTTGTCAGCGACGCCCACATGGACAACTGGAGAATTCTTGCCAACGTCACCGGTATTTTCCAGGATGCTGCAAAGCGCCTGAAGGAAGAGGACAAGAAGGAAGCCGACGCCATCGAAAGCAGAGATGCAAACGATGCCGCCCATCCCCATGCCCGCCCCTCCAACGCGCCGATCAAGGGATCGCCGGGCGTTCCGGCAAAGCCCGCTCCCATGAAGCCTGCGCCTGGCCAGTCCGCTCCGCAGAAACCGGCTCCGCAGAAACCTGCGCCGCGCCCCAATACGCCTGCAAGGAGGAACCGCTAA
- the lptC gene encoding LPS export ABC transporter periplasmic protein LptC, with protein sequence MRRSLIFLLVLLLPVIAFSQTSPLIMKHADSLAVARKRGTLILHGRVHFVHDSVQFRTQRAVWNKDNEVVQCDGGFKFTHPNGYVNADKGIYQKKDNIAIATGKVNAGDSAHTYLLKGEHLVYNRKDEILDMPKDPHLWQFEKKKDGTEDTLSVVAEHIVYNKKDGVAQAHEKVVIMQQDVTISADHMKYTRQSDIAEAYDHVTLTQKDVTIFADKMNYNKKDDFAEAFNHVKMTQKDMVVTCDTGYFDRKNNWVSMKGHPTCDLKGYHLTGDSIFLVLDSTGNSLKSALVIRNAHGVQQEEPKGRTPGRVTEATGDTLFAQFKNNKIEHLYVNQNAHGTFYETDLKDYRNLMDGDRLDMFFKKGKMDHAVVSGKAQSTYFYVKNDRSISGKNEATGDTIHITFDAQKNAVKSLRLLGSSAMASGRYVDMEKESRNKAAAKKDSLAQLKEKSDIKKDDVPVIKRGRRREYKNESPVEEKH encoded by the coding sequence ATGCGCCGTTCCCTGATTTTCCTGCTGGTGCTGTTGCTTCCGGTAATCGCATTTTCCCAGACGTCTCCGCTGATCATGAAACATGCGGATAGCCTCGCCGTGGCCCGCAAACGCGGTACCTTGATTCTGCATGGTCGCGTACACTTTGTTCACGATAGCGTTCAGTTCCGCACCCAGCGCGCCGTATGGAACAAGGACAACGAAGTGGTCCAGTGCGACGGCGGTTTCAAGTTTACTCATCCCAATGGTTATGTGAACGCTGACAAGGGTATCTACCAGAAGAAGGACAACATCGCCATTGCTACAGGCAAGGTGAATGCCGGCGACTCCGCCCACACCTATTTGCTGAAAGGCGAACACCTCGTGTACAACCGTAAGGATGAAATTCTGGACATGCCCAAGGATCCGCACCTGTGGCAGTTCGAGAAGAAGAAGGACGGAACTGAGGACACCCTTTCCGTGGTGGCAGAGCACATCGTGTACAATAAGAAGGATGGTGTTGCCCAGGCTCATGAAAAGGTGGTCATCATGCAGCAGGATGTGACCATTTCTGCCGACCACATGAAGTATACCAGGCAAAGCGATATTGCCGAGGCTTATGACCACGTGACCCTGACCCAGAAGGATGTGACCATCTTTGCGGACAAGATGAACTACAACAAGAAGGACGACTTTGCCGAAGCCTTCAACCACGTGAAGATGACTCAGAAGGACATGGTGGTGACCTGCGATACGGGTTACTTTGACCGTAAGAACAACTGGGTTTCCATGAAGGGACATCCGACCTGCGACTTGAAGGGATATCACCTGACGGGCGATTCCATTTTCCTGGTGCTGGATTCCACGGGCAATTCCCTGAAGTCCGCCTTGGTGATCCGAAACGCCCACGGCGTGCAGCAGGAAGAACCTAAGGGACGTACCCCCGGCCGTGTCACGGAAGCTACCGGCGATACCTTGTTTGCCCAGTTCAAGAACAACAAGATTGAACATTTGTATGTGAACCAGAATGCCCACGGAACCTTCTACGAAACCGACCTGAAGGATTACCGCAACTTGATGGACGGGGACCGCCTGGATATGTTCTTCAAGAAAGGCAAGATGGACCATGCTGTTGTTTCGGGCAAGGCTCAGAGTACTTATTTCTACGTGAAGAACGACAGATCCATTTCGGGCAAGAACGAGGCCACCGGCGATACCATCCATATCACCTTCGATGCCCAGAAGAATGCGGTGAAGTCTCTTCGACTGCTGGGAAGCTCCGCCATGGCCAGCGGCCGATACGTGGACATGGAAAAGGAAAGCCGCAATAAGGCTGCCGCAAAGAAAGATTCTTTGGCACAATTGAAAGAAAAAAGCGATATTAAGAAGGACGATGTCCCGGTTATTAAAAGAGGTCGTCGTCGCGAATACAAGAACGAATCCCCTGTGGAGGAAAAACATTGA
- the lptB gene encoding LPS export ABC transporter ATP-binding protein: MKNLVSTIRTEKLRKVYGGRQVVSDVSIRVSQGEIVGLLGPNGAGKTTSFYMIVGMVRPESGHIFLDDIEMTDKPMYKRARLGVGYLPQEASIFRKLSVEDNIMAILETQDMKRAQRKKRLEELLEEFKITHIRKTKSMSCSGGERRRLEIARALASDPSFLLLDEPFAGIDPIAVADIQSIISGLKDKGMGVLITDHNVRETLSITDRAYIMYKSQVLTEGSSEYLANDPEARRIYLGDSFRLD, encoded by the coding sequence TTGAAAAACCTAGTCAGCACTATTCGTACAGAAAAGCTCCGTAAGGTGTACGGCGGTCGCCAAGTGGTGAGCGATGTTTCCATCCGCGTTTCCCAGGGTGAAATCGTCGGATTGCTGGGCCCCAACGGTGCCGGCAAGACAACGTCTTTCTACATGATCGTGGGAATGGTCCGTCCGGAATCCGGCCACATCTTCTTGGATGATATCGAGATGACGGACAAGCCCATGTACAAGCGCGCCCGCCTGGGTGTTGGCTACCTCCCGCAGGAAGCTTCCATCTTCCGCAAGCTTAGCGTTGAAGACAACATCATGGCCATTCTTGAAACCCAGGACATGAAGCGCGCCCAGCGCAAGAAGCGCCTGGAAGAACTCCTGGAAGAATTCAAGATTACCCATATTCGTAAGACCAAGTCCATGAGCTGTTCCGGTGGTGAACGCCGCCGCCTGGAAATCGCCCGTGCCTTGGCTAGTGACCCGTCGTTCCTGCTTCTGGACGAACCCTTCGCTGGTATCGACCCCATTGCTGTGGCAGATATTCAGTCCATTATTTCCGGACTCAAGGACAAGGGCATGGGCGTGCTGATTACGGACCACAACGTGCGCGAGACTTTGTCCATTACGGACCGCGCCTACATTATGTACAAGAGCCAGGTCTTGACCGAAGGTTCCTCCGAATACTTGGCGAACGACCCCGAGGCTCGTAGAATTTATCTTGGTGATAGCTTTAGATTGGATTAG